Proteins co-encoded in one uncultured Draconibacterium sp. genomic window:
- a CDS encoding TlpA disulfide reductase family protein, translating to MMTKFLKYGIAAVLGMLVFPLMAQNADEALTFEPELLVVGEPVAISYNNNKTNLANEKEIKAVVYYWEDYSWIAQDLPITHKNGVWNGKFNVPENAALVALKFYNGNNSDTGGTNTYVQFTVDKNKKNLPSAYIGWGLLRTKGFEKYAIPSYVSGSDKIDDSVFLYWCNQEITHFPGNRINVFYFAAKAIGRIGDTKSDKLGLIENDIQGIIKQEALGKATEKDLIRSIDVASTVLKNDSLATQIKKLALEKYPNGILARDAEIWRIFRISDADSKEKEFEAFIKRFPPQEFADVETETSLLYLGKTYQSIVYNQIVTHNNYDLAYKYIHYIPYSMLGTFFWHMVQMPYDHEQMTAEQLLPFAQLLMNEMLSRPRGKASLVYSPLEWEKKFLAERKDALLAYAKILNETGATTEAFEWLQKIEPYFENKSSNFTSFYIEMLDKTGNESEIIPAIEAGVKQNAASPEMLDRLKEHYIQEHGSASGFDAYVNSLKSGTKVAKQQEEIEKSLVNKPIKLFALEKLTGGTVDMRKLKGKVIVLDFWATWCAPCKASMPGMQMAVNRFENDDDVEFFFVATQETRPNYKDVIGDFIEKKNYSFNVLLDAVNPERKTKDYVYSVYTKTFHFSGIPTKMVIDKKGRLRWYSVGYKGNASELADEISYVVELLREEE from the coding sequence ATGATGACTAAATTTTTGAAGTACGGAATTGCAGCTGTTTTAGGAATGTTGGTATTTCCTTTAATGGCTCAAAATGCGGATGAAGCTCTAACGTTTGAACCTGAGTTACTTGTTGTTGGCGAGCCTGTCGCAATTAGTTACAATAACAACAAAACTAATCTTGCAAATGAAAAAGAGATTAAAGCAGTAGTTTATTATTGGGAAGATTATAGCTGGATTGCTCAGGATTTGCCTATAACTCATAAAAACGGAGTTTGGAATGGTAAGTTTAATGTGCCTGAAAACGCTGCTTTGGTCGCACTAAAGTTTTATAACGGAAATAATTCTGACACCGGGGGAACAAATACTTACGTTCAGTTTACTGTTGATAAAAACAAAAAGAATTTGCCGTCGGCATACATTGGGTGGGGTTTGTTAAGAACAAAAGGATTTGAAAAATACGCTATTCCTTCTTATGTTTCCGGTTCTGACAAAATAGATGATTCTGTTTTTTTGTACTGGTGTAATCAGGAAATCACGCACTTCCCTGGTAATCGTATAAATGTATTCTACTTTGCAGCAAAAGCCATAGGCCGTATTGGCGATACTAAAAGTGATAAGTTAGGATTGATCGAAAATGATATTCAGGGAATTATTAAGCAGGAAGCTTTGGGGAAGGCCACTGAAAAAGACCTTATTCGGAGTATAGATGTGGCAAGTACAGTACTGAAGAACGATTCTTTGGCAACTCAAATTAAAAAGCTTGCATTAGAAAAATACCCCAACGGAATACTTGCCCGCGATGCTGAAATCTGGCGTATTTTCAGGATAAGCGATGCGGACAGTAAAGAAAAGGAGTTCGAAGCTTTTATCAAACGTTTTCCACCGCAAGAGTTTGCAGATGTTGAAACCGAAACATCGCTGTTATATCTTGGAAAAACGTACCAAAGTATAGTTTATAATCAAATTGTAACGCACAATAATTACGATTTAGCATACAAGTACATTCATTATATCCCTTACAGCATGTTGGGTACATTTTTTTGGCATATGGTTCAAATGCCGTATGATCATGAACAAATGACAGCCGAACAATTATTGCCTTTTGCCCAACTTTTGATGAATGAAATGTTAAGTCGGCCCAGAGGGAAAGCTTCATTAGTGTATTCTCCGCTTGAGTGGGAAAAGAAATTTCTTGCTGAGAGGAAAGATGCGCTTTTAGCTTATGCTAAGATCCTTAACGAAACCGGAGCAACTACAGAAGCATTCGAATGGCTGCAAAAAATTGAGCCTTACTTTGAAAATAAGTCGTCCAACTTTACCAGTTTTTATATCGAAATGCTGGATAAAACCGGAAATGAGTCTGAAATTATTCCAGCAATAGAAGCAGGGGTGAAGCAAAATGCCGCTTCGCCTGAAATGCTGGATAGATTGAAAGAACATTACATCCAGGAACACGGTTCTGCCAGTGGTTTCGATGCCTATGTAAACTCTCTTAAGTCAGGAACAAAGGTTGCGAAGCAGCAAGAGGAGATAGAGAAATCGCTGGTTAACAAACCTATAAAGCTTTTCGCACTAGAAAAGCTAACCGGAGGAACTGTAGATATGAGAAAACTGAAAGGGAAAGTAATAGTGCTTGATTTCTGGGCAACATGGTGTGCTCCCTGCAAAGCTTCAATGCCGGGGATGCAAATGGCGGTAAATAGGTTTGAGAATGACGATGATGTTGAGTTCTTTTTTGTTGCAACTCAAGAGACCAGGCCTAACTATAAAGATGTAATCGGTGATTTTATAGAAAAAAAGAATTATAGTTTCAATGTTCTTTTAGATGCTGTTAACCCTGAACGAAAGACAAAGGATTATGTGTACTCTGTTTACACAAAAACTTTTCATTTTTCAGGAATTCCTACAAAAATGGTTATTGACAAAAAAGGGAGATTGCGATGGTACTCGGTTGGATATAAGGGGAATGCATCCGAGTTAGCCGATGAGATTTCTTACGTTGTCGAACTATTAAGAGAAGAAGAATAA